TTGATATTCTGTGCCGGGATTGAATGCAGGTAGTTTATAAGTTCCTCACCTGTCATTTTGACGATACGCTCGTTTATCATAACCACTACGTTTTGCTTTCCAATGATTGATATTGAAGAGTTTTGTACATTCAATCCAGGTGTAACTTTCATTGCATCTACAGCACTACCAACAGAAGCAAGTGGAGAATTCTGAATGTCAAATACAAGCCTGTCTGGCTTCTGTTGGATGAGTTTTCGACGCCCAACTATAGTTACTTCGGAAAGCTTCATAGCCTGGGGCTTGAGTAAAATAGTCCCAAGGTTTTCTTGTGTTAAGGTGGATATTTGAGCTGATTCATAGCCAATTGATCGCACAACGATGTAAAACGGGGTACTGCTATCTATCGTAATACAAAAAGAACCGTCTTCAGCAGAGGTTACTCCTGTGAGATACTTATTGTCATTCTTTTGCAGTGCAACAATTGTTGCAAATTCAATTGCTTGCTTGTTCTCTGAATCTTCAATTCTTCCTGTATAGGTTTGGGCAACAGCTGAACTCCAAACCATAGATAAGAATGAAATAAAAATAATTAAATGCCTCATATTGTTCCTATTTTTTATAGTTAGTAATATTATATATGCAAATATCTATTATCTTTGTTATGAGCCCAATACCCAAAAGGGTAATTATGAGTTCCTTCTAAAACTTTCACCCTTTCGGGTAATTGGACTTTTCCACTATCAAATCGGATGTCAAAAGCCATAAAGACATTATTGAGCATAAACTCCGTAAGCCCCTCTTTGGTCACCATCATTGGTATTGTCATAGAGCCAATGTATTCTTTACCTTTGGATAGAGGATGGGCATCTATTCGCAGAATTTTCATCACCCGTAATAGTTTTTCATCTGCTTCGGCTAACAGAACACCCTCTTTATATTGAAATATTGGACTGATGGCGTACAACATCAACAGTTTAAACAACTTCCCGTTATTCCCATATTCTTGCTTTATCGCAAAACGTCCAATATGCCAAAGATGATAATAAGAGTTTAATAGTTTTTGAGGATTCACAATTTCATTACCAAAAATTTTGATTAATGGGAGTGTGTGAGGATTGTCATTCCAATTGGTAATACGAATGGCTCCAACAATACATCCTAAATCATTTTTGGCAACAATGGTCGATGAATATTCAAAATAAGCTTCTTCTTCCGTAAGGACAGAATAGTAATCTTTTGAAAAACAATGAATATCAAATTCCTTACCTTTGTGGTGCATATAATTTTCGTTCACAACAAATTTTACGACGGCAGGAAGCGATTCTCTCGTCACTTGCCATAAAGTAATGTTTTTGTAACTTGTAATGTATCTATCCATATAATGTCTTTTAAAATTGTTTTGATAATGCAAAATTCGGTACGAAGACAAGGTTTGACAATACCCCAAAGGGTAATTCTGAAAAATTTTGATGTAAATGGTGCGATTTTTACCCTTTCGGGTAATGTTTTTGCCTCTAAATGAGTATCTTTGTACCGTAACTATTCCATATTGACTGTCAATGAGTGTACTTCTTAACGAAAATAGCCGTCTACAGTTACCGCAAGATGGTCGTCCTCAGATAGGAGACGAGCAATACTATGACTTGCAACCTTATATTGACTCTGCGAAGGCATTTGCCCAAATTACATATAAATCTCTCTACATCATTGATTATAATAGGATGAATTTTCTGTATGTATCGGATAACCCTCTACTCCTTTGCGGAGAGAACGTAGAAACAGTGCAACAAGAAGGATACAACTTTTATTATAATCATGTACCTGAAGAAGATCTTGAATTCCTTACACAAGTCAATAGAGTGGGTTTTGAATTTTTCAAAGGAATTGCTGTTTCAGAACGCTCTCAGTATACAATATCTTATAACTTCCGAATTACTCAAAAAGAATCTCGAGAAAAAATCTTGATAAACCATCAGATAACACCACTTAAATTGGACTCAATGGGAAATGTTTGGTTGGCTCTTTGTTTGGTTTCATTAGCTCCGACTCAAGAAGTCGGTGTTGCTTATATGACAGCGGTTAATTCAAATACGATATGGAAGTTTTCCTTGAAGAGTGGACGTTGGAAACAAATTGACAATATTGTACTAAATGAATATGAAAAAGCCGTGATCCGACTGGCGAACCGCGGCTTATCTGTTGGGGAAATTGCTAACGAAATTAATCGTTCGGAAGATTCCGTAAAAGGCTATCGCAAAAAATTATTTCAGAAACTCGGAGTAGGAAATATTTCTGAAGCTATTGCTGTGGCTACACATCGCAGACTAATTTAAATCATCGTGTTCTGAGTAGTAATAGAATTTTGGGAATACTTTTACAAATTCTCTCCTGACAATACGTATAAGGATAGAAGTACATATTCCGCCAACCAAAGAAGAAGCTATGGATAGTTGGGGAGGTGGCAAAGGCACACCCTCGTCTTCATACTTTCGTATTACCTCTTCTATCCATATTTTGGGTCGGACCCAATAGTTGAAATAGTCCGTCACATGCTGTACTGCACGTTTCTCAAATCCCAGATAACTCTCTCCTTCAGAAAGTAAACTTTCCAATTTTGCTCCTTTGGGAGAAACAACTATAACAATACCTGCAAATCCGACATTATAAGGATGTAATACATAGATATCCTGCTCCGCACACAATTGGTCAAAGACAAATGGAATGTCACTTTTGAAATCAAGAGCATTAATTGCTACATCATGTCCTACGATGATATCCCTCACATTATCATGATTGATAAATGTGTTTATAGTCGAAATTTGTGCTTTAGGATTGATGCTAAGTAGTCGATTTTTCAAAGCCTCTACTTTGGGCTTTCCCACATCTTCCTCGGTATAGTTTTGCCTATTGAGATTGCTTTCCTCTACTACATCTCCATCGACCAATGTGATAGTTTCAAATCCTATGCGCAATAGCGTTTCTGCAACATTACTTCCTATTCCAGCACCAGCAAGTAAGACCCGAAAATCTTTGATTTTTGCCTGATCTTTATCGGAAATGTAGATTCGATTTCGTTCGTATCGTTTCATTTGAATACTATTTTGATTAAATGTTTATACCGACAAAGT
The Prevotella sp. HUN102 genome window above contains:
- a CDS encoding response regulator transcription factor, with the translated sequence MSVLLNENSRLQLPQDGRPQIGDEQYYDLQPYIDSAKAFAQITYKSLYIIDYNRMNFLYVSDNPLLLCGENVETVQQEGYNFYYNHVPEEDLEFLTQVNRVGFEFFKGIAVSERSQYTISYNFRITQKESREKILINHQITPLKLDSMGNVWLALCLVSLAPTQEVGVAYMTAVNSNTIWKFSLKSGRWKQIDNIVLNEYEKAVIRLANRGLSVGEIANEINRSEDSVKGYRKKLFQKLGVGNISEAIAVATHRRLI
- a CDS encoding ThiF family adenylyltransferase; the encoded protein is MKRYERNRIYISDKDQAKIKDFRVLLAGAGIGSNVAETLLRIGFETITLVDGDVVEESNLNRQNYTEEDVGKPKVEALKNRLLSINPKAQISTINTFINHDNVRDIIVGHDVAINALDFKSDIPFVFDQLCAEQDIYVLHPYNVGFAGIVIVVSPKGAKLESLLSEGESYLGFEKRAVQHVTDYFNYWVRPKIWIEEVIRKYEDEGVPLPPPQLSIASSLVGGICTSILIRIVRREFVKVFPKFYYYSEHDDLN